The Agrobacterium cucumeris genome has a segment encoding these proteins:
- a CDS encoding LysR family transcriptional regulator yields MNIKQLEVLRTLLSTGSTIATAKAMGLSQSGVSRLLAQLESDLSLTLFARDKGRLIPTPEAALLARDAENVLLAVDRMSGHAEDLRNGAAGPEIVRIGLPSSMWENFAPAMLIDYVRDFPGVRIETFFETTTAINKLVGERVIDLGFLRMEGEIGPGIDVERVATGKSVCVVREDHPLAELTEITVKDLRNVPLILIGRQRPNRMALDQVFKKAGVKPMVKIETHTNSSACAYVAHGLGVTIISSFYANLYRHLPVVARPFVPQATQEFGLARASGAPLSIAAQALSDALKREIQLSQKID; encoded by the coding sequence ATGAACATCAAGCAGCTCGAAGTCCTGCGCACGCTTCTTTCCACCGGCTCGACCATTGCCACGGCCAAGGCCATGGGTCTCAGCCAGTCCGGTGTCAGCCGGCTTCTGGCGCAGCTCGAATCGGATCTGTCGCTGACACTGTTTGCCCGTGACAAAGGGCGGCTCATTCCGACGCCGGAAGCCGCACTTCTTGCCCGTGATGCCGAAAACGTGCTGCTCGCCGTCGATCGCATGTCCGGCCACGCCGAAGATCTGCGCAATGGTGCGGCCGGCCCGGAAATCGTTCGCATCGGCCTACCGAGCAGCATGTGGGAAAACTTCGCGCCCGCCATGCTGATCGATTATGTCCGGGATTTTCCCGGCGTGCGTATCGAAACCTTCTTCGAGACGACCACCGCCATCAACAAGCTGGTGGGCGAGCGGGTGATCGATCTCGGTTTCCTGCGGATGGAAGGTGAGATCGGGCCGGGCATCGATGTCGAACGTGTTGCGACCGGCAAGAGCGTCTGCGTGGTCCGGGAGGATCATCCGCTGGCTGAACTCACTGAAATCACCGTCAAGGATCTGCGCAATGTTCCGCTCATCCTGATTGGCCGGCAGCGGCCGAACCGCATGGCGCTCGATCAGGTGTTCAAGAAGGCCGGCGTCAAGCCGATGGTGAAGATCGAGACCCATACCAACAGTTCCGCCTGCGCCTATGTGGCGCACGGGTTGGGGGTAACGATCATCAGCAGTTTTTATGCTAACCTCTACCGGCACCTTCCCGTTGTCGCCCGACCATTCGTTCCGCAGGCGACACAGGAATTCGGTCTTGCCCGCGCTTCCGGTGCACCCTTGTCCATCGCGGCGCAGGCACTGAGCGATGCCCTGAAGCGGGAAATCCAGCTTTCGCAAAAAATCGACTGA
- a CDS encoding isoaspartyl peptidase/L-asparaginase family protein: MTKIALAIHGGCGVMPEDSMTSEEWAAARDDLAAALRAGYGVLKAGGSALEAVEAAVVVMEDSPHFNAGHGAALNENGIHELDASIMDGATLAAGAISASRAIRNPVKAARALMVDERAVYLTGEAADRFAREKGLATEPQSYFTTQKRVEALAAMKRHAATGTEATENEKHGTVGAVALDAAGHLAAATSTGGYTNKPDGRVGDSPVIGAGTYARDGACAVSGTGKGEFFIRYVVGHEIASRVAYLGQDLETAAGNLVHKDLAPYNIGAGLVAIDAEGGISAPYNTSGMFRGWVTPSGEARVATHDTVYEVKL, encoded by the coding sequence ATGACGAAGATCGCACTGGCCATCCATGGTGGTTGCGGCGTGATGCCGGAAGACAGCATGACGTCTGAGGAGTGGGCTGCTGCGCGCGATGATCTGGCAGCGGCGCTGCGTGCCGGCTACGGCGTGCTGAAGGCTGGCGGAAGCGCGCTTGAGGCGGTCGAGGCGGCGGTCGTTGTCATGGAGGACAGCCCGCATTTTAATGCCGGGCATGGTGCCGCACTCAACGAAAACGGCATTCACGAACTCGATGCATCCATCATGGATGGTGCCACACTTGCGGCGGGCGCGATCAGCGCGTCCCGCGCCATCCGCAACCCGGTGAAGGCGGCGCGTGCGCTGATGGTGGATGAGCGTGCCGTCTACCTGACGGGTGAGGCGGCGGACCGCTTCGCCAGGGAAAAGGGGCTAGCCACCGAGCCTCAATCCTACTTCACCACGCAAAAGCGCGTGGAGGCACTGGCGGCGATGAAGCGCCACGCCGCCACAGGCACGGAAGCGACTGAAAACGAAAAGCACGGGACCGTCGGCGCAGTGGCGCTCGATGCGGCGGGGCATCTTGCTGCGGCCACCTCGACCGGCGGTTACACCAACAAGCCGGACGGCCGGGTGGGAGACAGCCCGGTGATCGGCGCCGGCACCTATGCGCGGGATGGCGCCTGTGCGGTCTCGGGCACCGGCAAGGGCGAGTTTTTCATCCGTTATGTCGTCGGCCACGAGATCGCGTCCCGCGTTGCCTATCTTGGGCAGGATCTGGAGACCGCCGCCGGCAATCTCGTGCACAAGGATCTGGCCCCCTACAATATCGGTGCCGGGCTAGTGGCGATCGATGCCGAAGGCGGCATATCCGCGCCCTATAATACATCCGGCATGTTTCGCGGCTGGGTGACGCCATCGGGAGAGGCACGCGTGGCCACCCATGACACGGTCTATGAGGTGAAATTGTAG
- a CDS encoding ribonuclease activity regulator RraA yields the protein MNQETRDKLKTISVATLATALYKRGLRNQVIQGVHPLGYKGTNMVGPAFTLRYMPAREDRNQLVEFRNPAHPQRVAIETCPPGHVMVIDSRKDASAASAGDILVTRLMVRGGAGIVSDGGFRDAATIAELDIPAYHTRPSSPTNLTKHEAIEINGPIGCGDAPVFPGDIIVGDADCVIVIPAGIADEIATEAVEMTAYEDFVVEQVKAGQTIIGLYPCTKEEHQTAFAEWRKKNNR from the coding sequence ATGAACCAAGAGACCCGCGACAAGCTGAAAACCATTTCCGTCGCCACGCTGGCGACAGCGCTTTACAAGCGTGGCCTGCGAAACCAGGTCATACAGGGCGTACATCCGCTCGGCTATAAGGGCACCAACATGGTCGGGCCGGCATTTACGCTGCGTTACATGCCCGCACGCGAGGACCGCAACCAGCTCGTGGAATTTCGCAATCCCGCCCATCCGCAACGCGTTGCCATCGAAACCTGCCCGCCGGGCCATGTGATGGTGATCGACAGCCGCAAGGATGCAAGCGCCGCCTCGGCCGGCGATATTCTGGTAACGCGCCTTATGGTGCGCGGCGGTGCCGGCATCGTCAGCGATGGGGGTTTCCGCGACGCCGCCACCATCGCCGAACTGGATATTCCGGCCTATCACACCCGGCCTTCCAGCCCGACCAACCTCACCAAACATGAGGCGATCGAGATCAACGGCCCGATCGGCTGCGGCGACGCGCCTGTCTTTCCCGGCGACATCATCGTTGGCGATGCGGACTGCGTCATCGTCATTCCCGCCGGCATTGCCGACGAGATCGCCACCGAGGCGGTGGAAATGACGGCTTATGAGGATTTCGTGGTGGAGCAGGTCAAGGCCGGCCAGACGATCATCGGGCTTTACCCCTGCACCAAGGAAGAACACCAGACGGCTTTTGCCGAATGGCGCAAGAAGAACAACCGCTGA
- the araD gene encoding L-arabinonate dehydratase, protein MTDRKLRSDRWFAPDDLRSFGHRSRMMQLGYAEEDFVGKPVIGILNTWSELNTCHSHFPERVKDVKRGVLQAGGFPVEMPSLSVDESFTKPTSMLYRNMLAMETEEMIRSHPLDGVVLMGGCDKTTPGLVMGAISAGVPMIYLPAGPMLRGNYAGKVLGSGSDAWKYWDERRAGNVSDEEWRGLQGGIARSAGVCMTMGTASTMTAITDALGLTLPGASSIPAVDAEHQRMSAGCGRRIVEMVGEDLTPDRILTAAAFRNAAIVAMATGCSTNAVVHLIAMARRAGVPMTLDELDELGRVTPLIANVRPSGKDYLMEDFYYAGGLRALMKQLESRLDCSSLTVTGRSMGENLEGAKVYNDDVIRSLDNPVYAEGSLAVLRGNLCPDGAVIKPAACDPKFHIHEGPALVFDSYPEMKAAIDDENLDVTPDHVLVLRNAGPLGGPGFPEWGMLPIPKALIKKGHRDMLRISDARMSGTSYGACVLHVAPESFIGGPLALLKSGDIVRLDLPQRRLDMLVSDEELASRRAAWQAPPRRYERGYGYIFSKHVSQADQGCDFDFLQTDFGRSAGEPDIY, encoded by the coding sequence ATGACCGACAGAAAATTGAGATCCGACCGCTGGTTCGCACCCGATGACCTGCGCAGTTTCGGCCACCGCTCCCGCATGATGCAGCTCGGTTATGCGGAGGAAGATTTTGTCGGCAAACCCGTCATCGGCATCCTCAACACCTGGTCCGAATTGAACACCTGCCATTCGCATTTTCCCGAACGTGTGAAGGATGTGAAGCGCGGTGTCTTGCAGGCGGGCGGCTTCCCGGTGGAAATGCCATCGCTTTCGGTCGATGAGAGTTTCACCAAGCCGACCTCGATGCTCTATCGCAACATGCTGGCGATGGAGACGGAAGAGATGATCCGCTCGCATCCGCTTGACGGCGTGGTGCTGATGGGTGGTTGCGACAAGACGACGCCCGGCCTTGTCATGGGCGCGATTTCGGCCGGCGTACCGATGATCTATCTGCCGGCCGGGCCGATGCTGCGCGGCAATTATGCCGGCAAGGTGCTGGGTTCCGGTTCCGACGCCTGGAAATATTGGGACGAACGCCGGGCTGGCAATGTCAGTGACGAGGAATGGCGTGGGCTGCAGGGCGGCATCGCCCGTTCCGCCGGTGTCTGCATGACCATGGGCACGGCATCGACCATGACGGCGATTACCGATGCGCTGGGCCTGACGCTGCCGGGCGCATCCTCCATTCCGGCTGTTGATGCCGAACACCAGCGCATGTCGGCAGGCTGCGGCCGCCGCATCGTGGAAATGGTGGGTGAGGATCTGACCCCGGATCGCATTCTGACGGCGGCTGCATTCCGCAATGCCGCCATCGTTGCCATGGCGACCGGCTGCTCCACCAATGCAGTCGTTCACCTCATCGCCATGGCGCGCCGCGCCGGTGTGCCGATGACGCTCGATGAGCTGGACGAGCTTGGCCGTGTCACGCCGCTCATCGCCAATGTCCGCCCCTCGGGCAAAGACTATCTGATGGAGGATTTTTATTATGCGGGCGGTTTGCGCGCCCTGATGAAGCAGCTTGAAAGCCGGCTTGACTGCTCTTCTCTCACGGTGACCGGCCGCAGCATGGGTGAAAATCTCGAGGGCGCGAAGGTTTATAATGACGATGTGATCCGTTCGCTCGACAATCCGGTCTATGCGGAAGGCTCACTCGCTGTTTTGCGCGGCAATCTCTGTCCGGATGGAGCGGTCATCAAACCCGCCGCCTGCGATCCGAAATTTCACATCCATGAAGGCCCGGCGCTGGTTTTTGACAGCTATCCCGAGATGAAGGCGGCAATCGACGATGAAAATCTCGATGTGACGCCGGATCATGTGCTGGTGCTGCGCAATGCCGGTCCGCTCGGCGGCCCCGGTTTTCCAGAGTGGGGCATGCTGCCGATCCCCAAGGCGCTGATCAAGAAAGGCCATCGCGACATGTTGCGCATCTCCGATGCCCGCATGTCCGGCACTTCTTATGGCGCCTGCGTGCTGCATGTCGCGCCGGAGAGTTTCATCGGCGGGCCGCTCGCCTTGCTGAAGTCAGGTGATATCGTACGGCTCGACCTTCCGCAGCGCCGCCTTGACATGTTGGTCAGCGATGAGGAGCTCGCCAGCCGCCGGGCCGCCTGGCAGGCGCCGCCGCGGCGCTATGAGCGCGGCTACGGTTACATCTTTTCCAAACATGTGAGCCAGGCCGATCAGGGGTGCGATTTCGACTTCCTGCAGACCGATTTCGGCCGCTCGGCTGGTGAGCCGGATATTTATTGA
- a CDS encoding Gfo/Idh/MocA family protein — translation MIGVAIIGAGIGALHLKGYRALPGRFTVKAICDLDLERARKLAEDDPSIKVTASLEEVLADDSISLIDICLPPHLHFPVALQAHAAGKDVICEKPLVRSLEEAHALLVSVRNTGRQVFPVFQYRFGHAMRQLRALIDAGLAGKAFVASSEVHWNRGADYYSIPWRGTWKGECGGATLGHAIHAHDLICHVLGPVEEVFAFADTRVNTIETEDCAAISLRMKSGALVTSSVTLGAGNDTSRLRFCFEGLTAESGTKPYAPAEDTWHFTARAPTTQQEIDAVLARVGTGLDGFAGFLEAIADAIKGRGGNEVTVADGLRSIELVTAIYKSVRQGQPVRLPLSEGDDLYKGWAPETPVSRKV, via the coding sequence ATGATCGGCGTTGCAATCATCGGCGCGGGCATCGGCGCGTTGCATCTCAAGGGCTATCGCGCGCTTCCAGGCCGCTTTACGGTAAAGGCCATCTGCGATCTCGATCTGGAGCGGGCGCGCAAGCTCGCCGAGGATGATCCCTCGATAAAGGTGACGGCAAGTCTTGAGGAGGTGCTGGCGGATGACAGCATTTCGCTGATCGATATCTGCCTGCCGCCGCACCTGCATTTTCCGGTTGCCCTGCAGGCCCATGCCGCCGGCAAGGATGTGATCTGCGAAAAGCCGCTGGTGCGCTCACTGGAGGAGGCGCATGCGCTGCTTGTTTCGGTGAGAAACACCGGACGGCAGGTGTTTCCGGTGTTCCAGTACCGGTTCGGCCACGCCATGCGGCAGCTGCGTGCACTGATCGATGCCGGCCTTGCCGGCAAGGCCTTTGTCGCCAGTTCCGAAGTGCACTGGAACCGTGGTGCTGACTATTATTCAATTCCATGGCGCGGCACCTGGAAGGGTGAATGTGGCGGCGCGACGCTCGGGCATGCCATCCATGCCCATGATCTTATCTGCCACGTGCTCGGCCCGGTCGAGGAGGTGTTTGCCTTCGCCGATACGCGGGTGAACACCATTGAAACGGAAGATTGTGCAGCCATCAGCCTGCGCATGAAAAGCGGTGCGCTGGTGACGAGCTCCGTGACGCTTGGCGCTGGCAATGACACGTCGCGGCTGCGTTTCTGTTTCGAGGGGCTGACCGCTGAAAGCGGCACCAAACCCTATGCGCCGGCCGAGGACACGTGGCACTTCACTGCCCGCGCGCCGACGACGCAGCAGGAGATCGATGCGGTTCTGGCGCGGGTCGGTACGGGGCTGGATGGTTTTGCCGGTTTCCTCGAAGCCATCGCCGATGCGATCAAGGGCAGGGGCGGCAATGAAGTGACCGTTGCCGACGGGTTGCGTTCCATCGAACTCGTCACCGCCATCTATAAGTCGGTACGGCAGGGGCAGCCCGTGCGGTTGCCGCTGAGCGAGGGTGACGATCTCTATAAAGGTTGGGCGCCTGAGACGCCCGTTTCGCGGAAAGTCTGA
- a CDS encoding Gfo/Idh/MocA family protein: MTKPIKFAALGIEHRHIFGMSQNMLNAGAEFAGWWTEGEPEIVEGFLKRFPDVPRVESVEEILADPTIDLVLIADVPKKRADLAVRAMEAGKDVMSDKPGCTTLAQLEQLRATVARTKRIWSVNFSERFEVPSVTKATELVAAGAIGRVVQTIGTGPHRLNRALRADWFFDLESYGGILTDIASHQIDQFMFFTGSTDVEVVSATVANYANPGDPGLQDFGEVLLRGDRGHGYIRVDWYTPDALPTWGDGRLTILGTEGYIELRKYVDLGNKPGTDRLILVNGDRCEYIDASDAGLPYFDRLSADIRNRTETAVPQAHAFRVCELALKAQAKAEGRTA, translated from the coding sequence ATGACTAAACCGATCAAGTTTGCGGCTCTCGGTATCGAGCACCGGCATATTTTCGGCATGTCACAGAACATGCTGAATGCCGGCGCGGAATTTGCCGGCTGGTGGACGGAAGGCGAACCCGAAATTGTGGAGGGTTTCCTGAAGCGCTTCCCCGATGTTCCGCGTGTGGAGAGCGTTGAAGAAATTCTTGCCGATCCGACCATCGATCTCGTCCTGATTGCCGATGTTCCGAAGAAGCGCGCCGACCTTGCCGTTCGTGCCATGGAAGCGGGCAAGGATGTGATGTCGGACAAGCCGGGATGCACCACGCTTGCCCAGCTGGAGCAGCTGCGCGCCACCGTGGCCCGCACGAAACGCATCTGGTCGGTGAATTTTTCGGAGCGTTTCGAAGTGCCGAGCGTGACGAAGGCGACGGAACTGGTGGCGGCGGGCGCTATCGGCCGGGTGGTGCAGACCATTGGCACGGGGCCGCACCGTCTCAACCGGGCGCTGCGCGCCGACTGGTTTTTCGATCTGGAATCCTATGGTGGTATCCTCACCGATATTGCCAGCCACCAGATCGACCAGTTCATGTTCTTCACCGGCTCGACGGATGTGGAAGTCGTTTCTGCGACAGTCGCGAATTATGCCAATCCCGGCGATCCGGGCTTGCAGGATTTCGGCGAGGTGCTGCTGCGCGGTGATCGCGGCCATGGCTATATTCGTGTCGACTGGTACACGCCGGATGCGCTGCCCACCTGGGGCGATGGCCGCCTGACCATTTTGGGAACGGAAGGCTATATCGAGCTACGGAAATATGTCGATCTCGGCAACAAGCCGGGCACGGACAGGCTTATTCTCGTCAATGGCGACCGCTGCGAATACATAGATGCCTCGGATGCCGGCCTGCCCTATTTCGACCGCCTGTCCGCCGATATCCGCAACCGCACCGAAACCGCCGTGCCTCAGGCTCACGCTTTCAGGGTGTGTGAGCTGGCGCTGAAGGCGCAGGCAAAAGCCGAAGGGAGAACGGCATGA